Genomic window (Zerene cesonia ecotype Mississippi chromosome 5, Zerene_cesonia_1.1, whole genome shotgun sequence):
aaatcggtcaagtgcgagtcgaaCTCGGGGCAATTAAGGTTCTGTAAAAATACGCTAAAGACCAATGGTAAAAAATCAGTCATTTGacctcgattttttattatttttttatagcgaCAACAGAAATATATCGTCTTTGAGGGTTCAATCATTTTAGTATCACGGATCCTGAGATATAACCTGGTGAGAGACGGACGGAAAGATAGATAAATGATCAGCGAAATCTTAGCTATGGTGTCCGTTTTTCCCTTTGGGTACAGAACCCTAATAAGTGCATTGTGTCTTGTTTATACAagtaaaaagataatttaaaataacacaacgATAAGCTATTTACATTTGTAACTATGAAACAATGAAAGGTGCCTTATACTTATCGAGCTGATTAAAGTGAGGTGAAGGGTcaattttagttattaaatgAAAGGTATATATTGGGTATGCATTGGTTGATTGGTAGCAATAAGCCCACGGCGATGAAGGTGGTTTTGTGTTTAGTGCTGGGCTTAGCCCTGGCTGGCGCCGTACCAGGGACTGACGTCATTGACAATAAGGCTGAATTCAAACGTAAGATACAGTTCTAATGATATTTATGaacgtttttataaattgtatttttatgaaattgaaggggcttgattaaaaaaaggatATTGACTCCATGATGAGCTATAATGCGATggacttttaatttaaatatttcagtgttGTAGTGGAATTACGCTAatttaaatacgtattttattttataaggcgttaataaatttttataatttttctatattatcttcaaaaaataacttattgcTTTCATTCTATCGACGCGCCAAATCaacaagtaaatatttttattttcagtgtCCACAGATATCAAGGAGCGTCAATTCTTCATTCTTAAATTACTAAACCACATCCTAGAACCCGTTACATACAAGGAAATAATTGATATCGGGCAACATTATTCCATTGAAGACAATGTGGATTTCTACAtggtaagtttataaaatgtcaaatcCTTAATTCTACAATAGCAGGGTATAGAACCCAATTCAGATGTGTGATATCTTAATAGCATATGATTGATAAATTTGTTAACGAAATTTTTTAAGGAACCCACCCGATATTTTTCAGTCTTAGTTTGATTataatcatacataaatacatacatacatacccGATATTTTTCAGTCTCGGTTTAAttgttagatatattttattattaaattgatctAATCAAATAGCTaagacaatttaaaatctttttcagAAACGAGATGTAGTCAAGCAATTCCTGAACAACATGAAAATGGGATTCCTTCCTCGCGGTGAAGTGTTCACCCTTCACGTCGACCGTCAACTGAAGGAAGTAGTCAACATGTTCCACATGTTGTACTACGCCAAGCACTTCGACACATTTATAAAGACCGCATGCTGGATGCGCATGTACTTGAACGAAGGCATGTTCGTATATGCTCTAACCGTAGCCGTCAGACACCGCGACGACTGCAAGGGAATCGTCCTGCCACCTCCATATGAAATTTATCCTTACTACTTCGTGCGCGCCGATGTCATCCAGAAAGCGTACTTACTCAAAATGAAAAAGGGCATCCTTGACGGGTCATTGAGCCACTTCTATGGCATCAAAAAGACAGACAAAGACGTTTACATAATCGACGAGAATGTTTTCGACAAGAGAGTTAACATGAATGATGAAGACAGATTGAGATATTTCACTGAAGATATTGGTCTCAACacctactactactacttccACGTTGACTATCCATTCTGGATGAAGGATGACACTTTCAACACTAAGTTTGTAAACAGACGATGGGAAATGACTATGTACGTATACCAACAGATCCTTGCCCGTTACTACTTGGAGCGTCTTTCTAATGGTCTGGGAGATATTCCAATTCTATCATGGAACAGACCGATCAGAAAAGGATACTGGCCATGGCTTATGATGCACAACGGAGCACACTTCCCAACCAGATTTGATGATCATATCATTGTTCAGAACAACAACATTGGTTTCACAAATCTCGTTGAAAATTATGAGCAAATTATCAACGAAGCTATCATCAAGGGCTTCATCGaggtttgtaatgttttattttcaacaaacttcaaaaacaaaaaggtcttaattcgattgtattgttttattctaatCTTTGTATTTCCAGATTAATGGAATCAGATACGACCTTAAGAAGGCAGATGACGTTGAAAAATTAGGCAAACTGATTTATGGCGCCGTTGATAGAATCGACGTGAAGACAGACCACATTGAGGCTTACCGCTACATGCTCATCATGATGAAATCGATCATTGGTCTCAACACTTGGTTCACTGACAAGTAAGTTAATGcaaaatacctacataatattaaggaTTTAGTTTTATCAATTGGAccattctaaaaaaaaatatcaaacaatttaGATTACTTTCGCACTTTCTTCGTTTACGTAGGTTTTTGTCACCCATACACTCAGCTCTGTATGGTTAagtgttattttgtttgtatagtGTAAGATGAAGCaatttctgttatatttttcataatttcataCAGTTGCAATTACATGGTTAACATAAGAATAATGCAATGGTACTTACAAAGTAAAGTCATAATTACTAAGATAAAAACTGGATTTATATTGACAGGTATTTCGTCGTCCCTACTGTTTTGGATATCTACCAGACTGCTCTCCGTGATCCAGTCTTCTATCAACTGCAGAAACGCCTCTCTTACTCCTTCCTTCTCTTCAAGATGCGTCTGCCTTCTTACACCCACGAAGACGTATACTTCCCAGGAGTTAAGATTGAAAACGTTGTGGTTAATAAGCTGTTAACTTACTTTGATGACTACTTGATGGACATGACCAATGCTGTTATCCTCAATGAGGATGAGTTAAGGAAGAGCAAATCCGACATGACCTTCTTAGTGCGTAAACGTCGTCTGAATCACCAACAATTCAAGGTCAGCTTTGACGTCGTATCTGACAAGACTGCAGATTGTATTGTGAGAATATTCTTAGGACCAAAAGAAGATCACTTGGGACGTTTGATTGATATCAACCAGAACCGATACAACTTCGTTGAACTCGATACTTTCTACTATAAACTTAACACAGGCAAGAATACAATTGTAAGGGATTCCAAGGATATGCATAATGTAGTTGGCGACAGAATGAGAACCAAAGATCTGTGGAACAAACTCAATGGTGTCACCGACTTCAGAGATATGTACTTCAAGGATCTTAAGAACTACCACACAGGTTTCCCCACGAGGTTGATACTTCCCAAGGGACGTGTTGGCGGTATGGATATGCTGCTGTATATCATCGTGACTCCATTGAGATTAGTCGACAATGTTGATATGAACATCTTCGAGACATACCGTAAGGACAACTTTGTTGACTTCAGATCAACTGTTTTACTAGACAGGATGCCTCTTGGCTTCCCATTCGACCGTGTCATTGACGTCTCCAAGTTCTTCACGCCGAACATGAAATTCGTTGATGTCAAGATTTACCATAAGGCACAAGTTTGCGACATGAAGATGCGTTGGGACAGCTATATTCTTAAAAGTTATGATATGACCATTAAAACACCCATGATGGTTGATGACTACTTTGTAGATGATGATATGACAATGAACAAGAACGTGAAGATGCATATGGATAATGTTGATATGTAAACGGTCTTTccatatagataattaattttagtccTTACGGCTGACTGAATTAGACTTAAGATGGCAACTAAAAagcaacaataaaatttcttatacagtaatgtgtatttttttttacattttcacttaggcatttttttaaattgtcatttttataGACACATCTAATACACAAGTATTAATTTTTGAGCTCTAACCAATTgcgatgaaataaaattgcgctcaaatataaaaaatatacatagtaaCGATACattgtttaatatagttttgttacaatatttcatatttgaacctttattttaataaacaagcGAAAAGTTGTACTTTTGGTGAATTCGCGAAACTTTACTACCAAAATTGTGTAATGTcccatttcttttatattagtgatatttttgttattgataGTACATTCTTATTTCATGTCTAGATgacatgaattataaaaattctatgaCAAAGCCGAAACCTATAAGTGTTATTTattctcaataaattttaccAAATGTATTGATTGTGGGATAGTAGAAgcactattatattattacattatctgtggtacaaGATTCGCTTTAATTggcctaataaataattccttAATCCTCTCTTACCCTCTCCTAATTTAACAAAGAAACTAAAACAATTCATAAAAGCCTTTTGAAGTAACCGAGCATAGAAAAAGGCAGCAAGTCGAAggcaatgttattaaaaaaatgctaaGCATTTATTATTCGATATGTAGGtttaagaaacatttaatttaaacttttttgagACATGGAGACATTTTCATCTTAATGTgtgatacaatattgtaaacaaagaaaaatagtaaaatattgttcaatgaaaaactatattatcttataatacCTCATAGTTAATATTTCTATCATCTATCCAATGTCTCCAGACTGACGTACCCAACGTGAGACTAGAGTCAATACATATTCTCTTACAATCGCCCGTAACATGGAGCTTTCAAGTTTCTGCGGAGTTTGATGGAagtatagtatattaaaacCCAAAGGCCAGCTATggattgatttttatgtaaaacaattgTTGAATCCAAAAGTAACGGGAGATGCACCGAATGATCAGATATTACAGATTTTAGttgattatttacttaattatgacaataaatttatggcacctattaaaaacacttggatgaaataaattctacTATTAGTTGTTGACCAACAACAACATTTAACacacattaaaacatattcataCGTCACTGTTAAATTGTAATCTGTTGGCAAATTATGATCTGAGCCATCTGGCTTACAATTGCAAATTATTAcctactaactgcgccccgcggtttcacccgcgtaaatccgtatcctgtaaatatattgggataaaaagcctatatgttattccagttgttcagcgatctacgcaccaaatttcatgcaatcggtttagtagtttttgcttgaaagagcaacaaacacacacatccttacaaactttcgcatttataatattagtaggaccaGTAggacaaatttcattgcaatcggttcagtaatttatgcgtgaaagagcaacaaacacattcgTATTACGTGTCGACAGATTACAATCTCTGgagttaattatgttatttaaacgtGAAGCagaaactttgtttttatttacaataattgcgCGAAGgactatgaaatttggcacactaattgtttatatcgatgtaaatataaaactaatttacaatatttataactgaagaacaTTCTGAGATAGTCTGAGTCCCcagaaatcccacgggaacggtgCAGGAAGAAAGCCATATTGCATTACAATATAATGGATTGCAGAATgctgatatattatgtttattgttaataaaactaCATTAAGAGAACTAACTGCTTGGCTCTCATAGTAGTTGTGTCCCCTATACTGGGATCAAAATGGGCTAATGATATTGAATTATGTATGATCTTGTTTTTAAAgttcctaataatattactacGTTACATTTTTCTGGTACACTTCACTTAGAAAATATACTACTTTCAGGTTTTGCACTTTAAAAAAGCATTTGTTATTCATGTCTggatattaacaatttatataaaaaaaaatatattgtttaattgaaaaaaaagttgGCAATTTAGAAAACTTCGTAAACCCTCCTAGAACATCGCTTTTTGCTAGTTTTTATGAGTACttatattcaaatcaaaattaatagaaCTATCAAGATTTCGTCgcattttagtattatttgaaatcattctctaatgaaattattctataaatgaTGACACGAACACAACTATTATGTTATGTGTGCCAACACCATCTAGGGATTTATGAGTACATTATTATGGTTCTGTTCTCTGTGAAGTTGTATACCTGCGTAATACGACACGGTTTACGTATACTGTACTAGATGGCGCTTAAATTAACTGCATTTACAATAAAGCATACGTCACGTGTTTCATTGGTCAATATTAAgctaatagaaataaaagatttttcagCATTTAAAGCAAATTGCTATTTCATATAAGACACATTCCTACATTTACGAATACTTTACAGCCaaggtacaaaaaaaaaacggagaaatttttattctgaaCTCGAGGGAAATCATACTACTcctaagtttaattttataaatagattagtAGATTAGCTATCcgaggaaaaagaaaaaactttcCAAAGTTTCATTGCttaacaattacatatattctCAGATAACTTTTGAACTTCAgtgttacaaatatttaccaatttaattattttgtttgcgaATATTATCAAGCgtagataatatattgtttatatatacgtCAGTTCGACCTCCTGCAActctttattaattagtgaCTAATTATATGACTCGATGATTTTAGCGATAGATAGAAAATTGAGAAAACcacttattatttacaaccgacttcaaaaagggaGGAGTCAATTCGGCTGTACTTTTTAGGTTCACTCAATTCtagtgtttcttttttttgagttttttacTTTAGACCTTTTTTCTAGGTGCACCGATTTTGAcgattcttttatatttaaaattttatttggttttgtaACTTGATAAATCCGCGAGTTTTCAACTTATTGGTGTGAATGTTTTTGTACTtcataggaaattgttgtcatttagtTCCATTATAGAATCTGGAGTGATAGCAATCTACTAACCTCCCTAAGCTATATGTTAGCGACttcttttgtacaaaaatacgaTTAGAAACGGCTAAGTATCGTTGTCTACCGGTTTGTTTCTGTTACGCCTGAACCGATGTCAAAATTACGAAAACAGCATATTGTTATTGAGTTCTGATAACATGGATATTTGCTGAGCCCATATTTCAAGTGGagcaattaaaaaagaaaagttgAGGTGAACGAATTATTGTTGGAAAAATGTATGTTGAAAGACAGTTATTTCTAAATCTGAGCTGGATACAAGTATTAGCAGTGTCGTTTACAGTAGAttcatatattctatataatttgttaaataattaattcaaaaaataaattgtaatttaaaattttcggaatgcgaacaaaaaaaaacgtttacatattaaatgtgtggttgcttaattttaaattaactaactTTACAAACGTCTTTTTCAagtaaagattattattagaataaaatgtatgcatcatatttgtataagactatttaaaaatatttgtaatttcctTTTCTTACCTTTCTCCTGTTCTTTTAGAGGAGATCACTGCTATGCACAGCCGCTCATATTGCATAGTACGTGAGCGTAGCATtagtttatcatattattgtttgCCATGTACTTTGCTTTCATGTACATCTACACAATGTTCAAAAATTAAGAAAGTGTTGCTTAAAAATAGATACCCATGTAGGCCGGTTTTCTTTGCTCATTCTTTCCAGTCGATTTCTTCTTTTCagtcttcaatcctttccttatctcttacCTCTTAAAAACGGGTAGCACGTTCtctattcatgggcggtggcgatcgtttaccatcaagTGAACCACGAGCTTATTTGCCCGCTACgacaataaattatacgtaaCTTGACAAAAATAAGCACGTTTTTATACGTCCACACAAATCGTATTTTCGGAACCGTCAACTGCAATAACACACATCTACTGAAAAACTggtttgtaaaataatgcTTGTGAACTCttcatataaatgatttaataacaCTCAATTggtttatgtaaataacaaataaacaaaatataaatttcagcattcttacaacaaaaaaggattttcaaatctattgttttataatttgtaacataCGAATATGCATTCTATCAACATTTTTacctaatattaatagaatacaCGAAATATAAAAGCAGTTTTATCTCGAACCCTTTCTTTTCACAAAGCAGGATTGTTGACCGAATAAACTTTTGTCTCCGATGTAACATTGTGTCGTAATATAGTAATTAGTACATTCAACTATTTATCAATcagtaattgaatattatgctGAGTTGTGGAAGTATTTAAGGGATAGCAAAAATTAGTAAATTCAGTATTCGATTGAAAATGAAGTCGTTAGCTGTATTACTACTATTGAGCATTTTTGCAAGTGCGCTGGGATTTCTTATTAAGGTCCCTGTCACACCCACACGACCTAAGATTGGTAAGAAAATTTAcatgttagttttatttattaataacttcattgtgttttataccttattacttatattgctttttaaatgtgtaaataagtCATCtggtatttgaatttatttagctTTGATTATTA
Coding sequences:
- the LOC119840010 gene encoding basic juvenile hormone-suppressible protein 2-like, which produces MKVVLCLVLGLALAGAVPGTDVIDNKAEFKLSTDIKERQFFILKLLNHILEPVTYKEIIDIGQHYSIEDNVDFYMKRDVVKQFLNNMKMGFLPRGEVFTLHVDRQLKEVVNMFHMLYYAKHFDTFIKTACWMRMYLNEGMFVYALTVAVRHRDDCKGIVLPPPYEIYPYYFVRADVIQKAYLLKMKKGILDGSLSHFYGIKKTDKDVYIIDENVFDKRVNMNDEDRLRYFTEDIGLNTYYYYFHVDYPFWMKDDTFNTKFVNRRWEMTMYVYQQILARYYLERLSNGLGDIPILSWNRPIRKGYWPWLMMHNGAHFPTRFDDHIIVQNNNIGFTNLVENYEQIINEAIIKGFIEINGIRYDLKKADDVEKLGKLIYGAVDRIDVKTDHIEAYRYMLIMMKSIIGLNTWFTDKYFVVPTVLDIYQTALRDPVFYQLQKRLSYSFLLFKMRLPSYTHEDVYFPGVKIENVVVNKLLTYFDDYLMDMTNAVILNEDELRKSKSDMTFLVRKRRLNHQQFKVSFDVVSDKTADCIVRIFLGPKEDHLGRLIDINQNRYNFVELDTFYYKLNTGKNTIVRDSKDMHNVVGDRMRTKDLWNKLNGVTDFRDMYFKDLKNYHTGFPTRLILPKGRVGGMDMLLYIIVTPLRLVDNVDMNIFETYRKDNFVDFRSTVLLDRMPLGFPFDRVIDVSKFFTPNMKFVDVKIYHKAQVCDMKMRWDSYILKSYDMTIKTPMMVDDYFVDDDMTMNKNVKMHMDNVDM